Proteins encoded within one genomic window of Amycolatopsis nigrescens CSC17Ta-90:
- a CDS encoding phosphoribosylaminoimidazolesuccinocarboxamide synthase: MTSTPATLADYPKIAAGKVRELYAVDDEHLLLVASDRISAFDFILDTPIPDKGRVLTAMSVFWFELLADVLPNHLVGYDDPRIPAEVRGRALLVRRLEMLPVEAVARGYLAGSGFTDYQRTGSVCGVELPAGLLEADKLPAPVFTPASKAALGEHDENVSFEAVVASVGRQRAEQVRDATLAIYRRGAEHAAARGIVLADTKFEFGVDETGALVLGDEVLTPDSSRYWPADGYLPGRPQPSFDKQYVRDWLTGPESGWQRASDTPPPPLPPEVVAATRARYVEAYERISGRSLADWPAPTS, from the coding sequence GTGACCTCGACACCAGCGACGCTCGCCGACTACCCGAAGATCGCGGCCGGCAAGGTCCGCGAGCTGTACGCCGTGGACGACGAGCACCTGCTGCTCGTCGCCTCGGACCGGATCTCGGCCTTCGACTTCATCCTGGACACCCCCATCCCGGACAAGGGCAGGGTGCTCACCGCGATGAGCGTCTTCTGGTTCGAGCTGCTGGCGGACGTGCTGCCGAACCACCTGGTCGGCTACGACGACCCACGCATCCCGGCCGAGGTGCGCGGCCGCGCGCTGCTGGTGCGGCGGCTGGAGATGCTGCCGGTCGAGGCGGTCGCCCGCGGCTACCTCGCGGGTTCGGGTTTCACCGACTACCAGCGCACGGGCTCGGTGTGCGGCGTCGAGCTGCCGGCCGGGCTGCTCGAGGCGGACAAGCTGCCGGCACCGGTGTTCACCCCGGCGTCCAAGGCCGCGCTCGGCGAGCACGACGAGAACGTCAGCTTCGAGGCCGTGGTGGCGTCGGTCGGGCGGCAGCGGGCCGAGCAGGTGCGCGATGCCACGCTGGCGATCTACCGGCGCGGCGCCGAGCACGCGGCGGCTCGCGGGATCGTGCTGGCGGACACCAAGTTCGAGTTCGGCGTGGACGAGACCGGCGCGCTGGTGCTCGGCGACGAGGTGCTCACCCCGGACTCCTCGCGCTACTGGCCCGCCGACGGCTATCTGCCGGGACGGCCGCAGCCCTCCTTCGACAAGCAGTACGTGCGGGACTGGCTGACCGGCCCGGAGTCCGGCTGGCAGCGGGCGTCCGACACCCCGCCGCCGCCGCTTCCGCCGGAGGTGGTGGCCGCGACCAGGGCGCGCTACGTCGAGGCGTACGAACGGATCAGCGGCCGTTCACTAGCTGACTGGCCCGCTCCGACCTCGTGA